In Ruminococcaceae bacterium BL-4, one DNA window encodes the following:
- a CDS encoding Hydroxyacid dehydrogenase, with protein MKPYDIIHFEALGEEARHLEEETTKAQQAHKLPANLHYLITPENVQDFLAAHPDLELPDIISTKTHSVLPKGYLNGKKKSIITRSAGYDHYEALADRANITSLREYCVNAVAQTAIKFLYATAGLLNDYTVCTRTFERNREPSFEELAGNRVATVFGVGKIGKRIYDLVAANGLTAQAVDIREGQLDELYHHGVNFVTKEQAIANSDIIINAMNLTKIPYSPFYNVNYFSRKYLQKAKPGLIFINVTRGEIAPESQLLELYDEGVIKGIGLDVFTDEEAFSKSLNHVAETDNPNCLAATEIVKRALERSDNIYVQPHQAFNSDLAVAAKARDTIQHLVAWYENGKKCFDEQLPYYPSGSGKTHTIPFPAPQREDETAAS; from the coding sequence ATGAAACCATATGATATCATTCATTTTGAGGCGCTTGGCGAAGAAGCAAGACATTTGGAAGAGGAGACGACAAAAGCGCAGCAGGCACATAAACTTCCGGCAAATCTGCATTATTTGATTACACCGGAAAATGTACAGGACTTTTTAGCGGCACATCCTGATTTAGAGCTGCCTGATATTATCAGCACAAAGACACATTCTGTTTTGCCAAAGGGATATCTGAATGGCAAAAAGAAAAGTATCATTACCCGCAGTGCCGGATATGATCATTATGAGGCACTGGCAGATCGTGCCAACATTACATCTTTGCGCGAATACTGTGTCAATGCGGTAGCACAGACTGCAATTAAATTCTTATATGCAACAGCCGGGCTGCTCAACGATTATACTGTCTGTACCAGAACTTTTGAACGGAACCGGGAGCCTTCTTTTGAAGAGTTGGCAGGAAACCGTGTTGCAACAGTTTTTGGTGTTGGTAAAATCGGCAAGCGAATTTACGACCTTGTTGCGGCAAATGGTTTGACCGCACAGGCAGTGGATATTCGCGAAGGTCAGCTTGATGAACTTTATCACCATGGGGTGAATTTTGTAACAAAAGAACAGGCAATCGCAAATAGCGATATTATTATCAATGCTATGAACTTGACAAAGATTCCTTACAGTCCATTTTATAATGTGAATTATTTTTCAAGAAAATATCTGCAAAAAGCAAAACCTGGTCTGATTTTCATCAATGTGACAAGGGGCGAGATTGCACCGGAATCACAGTTGTTGGAACTTTATGACGAGGGAGTTATTAAAGGAATTGGTTTGGATGTTTTTACCGATGAAGAAGCTTTTTCAAAGAGTCTGAATCATGTGGCAGAGACCGATAATCCAAACTGTTTGGCTGCTACGGAAATTGTAAAGCGTGCTTTAGAACGCTCGGACAATATTTATGTGCAGCCTCATCAAGCTTTCAATTCTGATCTGGCCGTAGCCGCAAAAGCGCGCGATACCATTCAGCATTTGGTTGCATGGTATGAGAATGGAAAAAAGTGTTTTGATGAACAACTTCCGTATTATCCATCCGGTTCTGGAAAGACACATACGATTCCATTCCCAGCGCCTCAGCGTGAAGATGAGACGGCCGCTTCTTAG
- the gctA gene encoding Glutaconate CoA-transferase subunit A, whose product MVLLYSSNHKIYSLSEAVSTYVHSGDHLAFGGFTTGRKPLAAVCEILRQGQTDLIGEGGPAGSDWDMLIGAGRVKAYINCYTANPRFSNVSRRFRAAIQEGSILFEDYSQDAQMTMFHAAAMGLPYVPVRMMLGSGMEKEWGLSEKERERIDKLPNQKFLIQQNPFNPEEKLLLLPVPRLDTAIIHVQIASPDGTCRLLSDPFQDVDLAFAAKNTIVTCEELVSNEWIRREPEKNTIPGITVSAVVHLPYGGHPSQVYGYYDYDKEFYLEYDRAGKSDEAFQQFLKEWVYGVKNHAEYLEKLGVNRLLNLKNVPGYEFHVSDETIAEEESK is encoded by the coding sequence GTGGTGCTTTTGTACAGTAGTAATCATAAAATTTATTCCCTTTCCGAAGCTGTTTCTACCTATGTACACTCCGGCGACCATCTGGCATTTGGCGGTTTTACGACCGGTCGAAAGCCACTTGCAGCGGTCTGTGAAATTTTACGGCAGGGACAGACAGATCTGATCGGTGAAGGCGGCCCTGCCGGCAGTGACTGGGATATGTTGATCGGCGCCGGAAGAGTAAAAGCTTACATAAACTGTTATACTGCAAATCCCCGTTTTTCCAATGTGAGCCGCCGATTTCGTGCAGCAATTCAAGAAGGTTCCATTCTCTTTGAAGATTACTCTCAAGATGCACAGATGACCATGTTTCATGCAGCAGCTATGGGTCTGCCCTACGTTCCTGTGCGCATGATGCTTGGTTCCGGTATGGAAAAAGAATGGGGACTTTCCGAAAAGGAACGGGAAAGAATTGACAAACTACCGAATCAGAAATTTTTGATTCAGCAAAATCCTTTTAATCCGGAGGAAAAACTACTTTTACTTCCGGTTCCTCGGCTGGATACCGCCATTATTCATGTACAAATTGCTTCTCCCGACGGCACCTGCCGCCTTTTGAGCGATCCCTTTCAAGATGTTGATCTGGCATTTGCCGCGAAAAACACGATCGTTACTTGTGAAGAACTAGTCTCAAATGAATGGATTCGCCGCGAACCGGAAAAGAATACCATTCCCGGTATTACCGTAAGTGCAGTTGTCCATCTTCCTTACGGAGGACACCCCTCTCAGGTCTATGGCTACTACGATTACGATAAGGAATTCTATCTTGAATATGATCGTGCGGGAAAATCTGACGAAGCATTTCAGCAGTTTTTAAAAGAGTGGGTCTATGGGGTCAAAAATCATGCTGAATATCTGGAAAAACTTGGTGTTAATCGGCTGCTTAACTTAAAAAATGTTCCAGGATACGAATTTCATGTTTCCGACGAGACTATCGCAGAGGAGGAGAGCAAATGA
- a CDS encoding 2-ketoglutarate ferredoxin oxidoreductase subunit delta has product MKKEINIFINEKLCKQCGICSALCPKKVLTQEVGCPPVVANLEDCIGCSLCQMRCPDFAIEVEVK; this is encoded by the coding sequence ATGAAAAAAGAAATCAACATTTTTATTAATGAAAAGCTTTGTAAACAATGTGGAATCTGTTCTGCACTGTGCCCAAAGAAAGTTTTAACACAGGAGGTCGGCTGTCCTCCTGTTGTCGCCAATTTGGAAGACTGCATCGGGTGTTCATTATGCCAAATGCGGTGCCCTGATTTTGCGATTGAAGTGGAGGTAAAATAA
- the korB gene encoding 2-oxoglutarate synthase subunit KorB → MATYKDYMLFDKLPQTWCAGCGEGIALQSIAAVLASTGYDKHDIALVSGIGCFGRVDDYLDLNCMHVTHGRALPAATGIALANPNLHVLVTMGDGDGVTIGGNHLIHCARRNINLTAIIANNYNYGQTGGQYSATTPTGSITSTSPYGHIEPPMDICKLAAAAGGTYVARATSYNPIQMRKLIKDGIEHKGFSLIEIMVACPTHYGRYNKQGEAARMMKLMNEQSVTPEQASHMTEEELSNKIIVGCLVNKKREDYYTKYHKIIEEEREEA, encoded by the coding sequence ATGGCTACTTATAAAGATTATATGCTTTTTGATAAGCTTCCCCAAACTTGGTGCGCTGGCTGCGGAGAAGGAATTGCACTGCAATCCATTGCGGCGGTACTTGCTTCTACTGGATATGATAAGCACGATATTGCGTTGGTCAGCGGCATTGGGTGCTTTGGCAGGGTTGATGATTACCTTGACCTCAACTGCATGCATGTCACCCACGGCCGTGCGCTACCGGCAGCAACCGGAATTGCGCTTGCGAATCCAAATCTTCATGTACTTGTCACGATGGGAGACGGCGACGGTGTAACCATTGGCGGAAATCATCTAATTCACTGTGCCCGCCGTAATATTAATCTGACAGCCATCATTGCAAATAACTACAATTATGGGCAAACCGGAGGGCAATATTCTGCCACAACACCAACCGGGAGCATCACCTCGACTTCCCCTTATGGACACATTGAACCCCCAATGGATATTTGCAAACTGGCAGCTGCAGCAGGCGGAACCTATGTTGCCCGCGCCACCTCTTACAACCCAATACAAATGCGCAAGTTAATTAAAGACGGAATCGAGCATAAAGGTTTCTCTCTGATTGAAATTATGGTGGCCTGCCCCACACACTACGGTCGTTACAACAAGCAAGGAGAAGCTGCCCGCATGATGAAGTTGATGAATGAACAGAGTGTCACTCCTGAGCAAGCCTCTCATATGACGGAAGAAGAGCTCAGCAACAAAATCATCGTTGGATGCCTTGTCAACAAAAAGCGTGAAGACTATTATACAAAATATCATAAAATTATTGAAGAAGAGAGAGAAGAGGCGTAA
- the gctB gene encoding Glutaconate CoA-transferase subunit B: MSESYTHGEMQAYTIARLIKKDQVVIVGTGLPLVGAILAKKRLQPTCRLIVESGLMDFNPKEIPRSVSDNRSMAHCAVACPPIRYLGYQANALLNHNDNLIGFIGGASVDIYGNVSATSIGDYHHPKVRFPGSGGANGIASFVNTVIVMPHEKRRFVNEMPYITSPGWIDGPDGRKKSSLPADRGPQVVVSNLGVMKFNAKTKKMYLWGYYPFTSPEEIAENTGFSMDLSRAKVLPEPDENTVRFLREKVDPDHLYLQP, from the coding sequence ATGAGTGAATCTTATACTCATGGTGAGATGCAGGCTTATACGATTGCTCGCCTCATCAAAAAAGATCAGGTCGTAATCGTTGGTACAGGGTTGCCTCTAGTAGGAGCAATTCTCGCCAAAAAGCGCCTTCAACCAACCTGTCGGCTAATTGTTGAAAGCGGACTGATGGATTTTAATCCAAAAGAAATTCCCCGCAGTGTCAGCGATAACCGTTCAATGGCACATTGCGCCGTAGCATGCCCACCAATTCGTTATCTTGGCTATCAGGCAAATGCACTTTTAAATCATAATGATAACCTTATTGGTTTTATCGGAGGTGCCTCCGTCGATATTTACGGAAATGTTTCCGCCACTTCCATTGGAGACTACCATCACCCGAAAGTTCGTTTTCCGGGTTCCGGAGGTGCAAACGGAATCGCATCTTTTGTCAATACCGTAATTGTCATGCCACATGAAAAGCGGCGTTTTGTAAATGAAATGCCCTATATTACAAGCCCCGGATGGATTGATGGACCCGATGGGCGCAAAAAATCCAGCCTTCCTGCAGACCGCGGACCGCAAGTTGTTGTTTCCAATCTCGGTGTTATGAAGTTTAATGCCAAAACAAAAAAGATGTATCTCTGGGGCTATTACCCTTTTACCTCTCCAGAAGAGATTGCGGAAAACACCGGATTTTCAATGGATCTGTCCCGCGCAAAAGTCCTTCCGGAACCAGATGAGAACACCGTTCGTTTTCTGCGTGAAAAAGTCGACCCAGATCACCTTTATCTTCAACCATAA
- a CDS encoding 2-oxoglutarate oxidoreductase, gamma subunit, with the protein MKKEIVLSGVGGQGLISTGEIIGQAASIFEGLNATMTASYGSETRGTFTKTDVIVSDQQIGYPNVEIPDLILCLAQVAYDKYLPAFRDDTLIVYDTDEVKKADSSKGQHIGYPFRSMGIGLGNIQAANTIALGVMMKHTGLLSKENILSAIASRFAGKEKAIAINSKALEKGFEL; encoded by the coding sequence ATGAAAAAAGAGATTGTTTTAAGCGGCGTCGGCGGCCAGGGTTTGATCTCTACTGGCGAGATCATCGGTCAGGCAGCTTCTATCTTTGAAGGATTGAACGCCACAATGACTGCTTCTTATGGTTCTGAAACAAGAGGGACCTTCACCAAAACAGATGTGATCGTCAGTGACCAGCAGATCGGCTATCCCAATGTAGAAATCCCGGATTTAATTTTATGTCTCGCACAGGTAGCCTACGATAAATACCTTCCCGCGTTTCGTGATGATACGCTGATTGTATACGATACGGATGAGGTTAAAAAAGCGGATTCATCTAAAGGGCAGCACATCGGTTATCCATTTCGTTCGATGGGCATTGGCCTTGGCAATATTCAGGCTGCAAATACAATCGCGTTGGGCGTTATGATGAAACACACCGGGCTTCTGTCAAAAGAAAATATTCTTTCTGCGATTGCCTCTCGATTTGCAGGGAAAGAAAAAGCAATCGCAATAAACAGCAAAGCATTGGAAAAAGGATTCGAATTATAA
- a CDS encoding Transcriptional regulator → MKISKNIDFDFFIRFAEGIQKFMGEKCEIIIHDFREGFDHSIVHIINGSVSGRSVGGSPRGGMIAHCGDDIEKYHDSRIYFFNGTGNRSGHIFKSCTTLINDEKNQIIGSVCVNLDVTDLILSQNMLRSFVPNGNDSGSVPEEEIGFENVDNVLHYYISHCEQEIGKPMSMMDRNEKIRALSYLNKKGVFKISKANVELCQAFQISKFTLYNYLEESKQKDQQNPPKE, encoded by the coding sequence ATGAAAATTTCAAAGAATATTGACTTTGATTTTTTTATTCGTTTTGCAGAAGGAATTCAAAAATTCATGGGGGAAAAATGTGAAATTATTATCCATGATTTTCGGGAAGGATTTGATCATTCCATCGTGCATATCATTAACGGTTCTGTAAGCGGACGTTCGGTGGGTGGCTCTCCGCGCGGAGGGATGATTGCTCATTGTGGGGACGATATTGAAAAATATCATGACAGTCGGATCTATTTTTTTAATGGAACAGGCAACCGTTCAGGGCATATTTTTAAGTCTTGTACCACTTTGATTAATGATGAAAAAAATCAAATTATTGGTTCTGTCTGCGTAAATCTTGATGTAACAGATCTCATTTTGTCTCAAAATATGCTGCGTAGTTTTGTGCCAAATGGAAATGATTCCGGTTCCGTACCGGAAGAAGAGATTGGTTTTGAAAATGTGGATAATGTGTTGCACTATTACATTAGCCACTGTGAACAAGAAATTGGGAAGCCAATGTCTATGATGGATCGAAATGAGAAGATTCGGGCCCTCAGCTACTTAAATAAAAAAGGAGTCTTTAAAATTTCGAAAGCGAATGTAGAATTGTGCCAGGCTTTCCAGATTTCTAAATTCACACTTTATAACTATTTGGAAGAATCAAAGCAAAAAGATCAGCAAAATCCTCCAAAAGAATAA
- the korA gene encoding 2-oxoglutarate synthase subunit KorA, which translates to MKKTVKKFIEGNVAIVEGAIAAGARFYAGYPISPSSEIAETASKELPKHGGMYVQMEDELSSMATLLGASLAGKKSFTATSGPGFSLMQENLGLGIMSEIPTVIYDVQRCGPSTGAATKPAQGDLMQARWGTHGDHGIIALSPSSAQDCFDLSITAFNLSEKYRTPVVFLADEVIGHLRETVIIRQPDPSEIINRRQPDPNTKPEDFRPYDFSGNMPAPMPFIGDKKFLMRTTGSTHDEKGAFCPTPDNISRVTNYLTNKIEKNADDITITRTYHLEDADEVIITFGCCVRSAMTAVDRLRQEGIKAGLLQLVTIWPMAEKEICSVLSSVHKVVIPEMNMGQLANEIRKFNDYGCQIIQVNRNDGILITPQQIIDGLEAK; encoded by the coding sequence ATGAAAAAAACGGTTAAAAAATTTATCGAAGGCAACGTTGCCATTGTAGAAGGCGCCATCGCTGCCGGTGCTCGCTTTTATGCCGGCTATCCAATCTCTCCCAGCTCTGAAATTGCCGAAACCGCTTCCAAAGAGCTGCCAAAACATGGTGGAATGTATGTTCAAATGGAAGACGAACTTAGCTCTATGGCAACCCTGCTTGGTGCTTCTCTGGCAGGTAAAAAATCATTTACCGCAACCAGTGGCCCTGGATTTTCTCTGATGCAGGAAAACTTGGGGCTTGGAATTATGTCTGAGATTCCAACCGTTATCTATGATGTTCAGCGCTGCGGCCCTTCCACGGGTGCCGCGACAAAACCTGCACAGGGAGATCTCATGCAGGCACGCTGGGGAACGCACGGCGATCACGGAATAATCGCTCTGAGCCCTTCTTCTGCGCAGGATTGTTTTGATCTTTCCATTACCGCATTTAATCTTTCTGAAAAATATCGGACCCCTGTCGTTTTCCTTGCTGATGAAGTAATCGGTCATTTGCGCGAAACCGTTATTATTCGGCAGCCGGATCCTTCTGAGATCATCAACCGCCGGCAGCCGGACCCCAATACAAAACCCGAAGATTTTCGTCCCTATGATTTCTCCGGAAATATGCCCGCACCGATGCCTTTTATCGGCGATAAAAAATTTCTGATGCGCACAACCGGTTCCACACACGACGAAAAAGGCGCTTTTTGCCCAACACCGGATAACATTAGCCGTGTAACTAATTACCTAACAAATAAAATCGAAAAGAACGCCGACGATATTACAATTACCCGGACATATCATCTGGAAGACGCCGACGAAGTCATTATTACCTTTGGATGCTGTGTACGCAGCGCTATGACCGCTGTTGACCGTCTGCGCCAAGAAGGAATAAAAGCAGGTCTTCTGCAGCTGGTCACGATCTGGCCAATGGCAGAAAAAGAAATTTGTTCCGTTCTTTCTTCCGTACATAAAGTTGTGATTCCAGAAATGAATATGGGACAGCTTGCAAATGAAATTCGTAAATTTAACGATTACGGCTGCCAAATCATACAGGTCAACCGCAATGACGGCATTTTAATCACGCCACAGCAAATCATTGATGGATTGGAGGCAAAATAA
- a CDS encoding AraC family transcriptional regulator encodes MENEFEISKYERDKNPHAHFHETYEILIPLSNEGTFFVQENGYQLCFGTIFILHEYVIHRCFCSGNKSYARYAIHFPRRILEEMSTSRTNLSALFENAPLVLRVQDDALANLLGILCNLTKPNSDDFGNDIERALSFRKFLLMLAKIIAQEEPLPPPLPKSDPRVDKVLQYIHANYSCPISLETLSKEFYISKSRLSQQFRKSTGFSIGDYIITYRIRRACVLLRQGMKIQNISKAVGFQNDTHFIRTFKKRMGMCPSDFEKQVLAGSSPNILF; translated from the coding sequence GTGGAAAATGAATTTGAAATCTCTAAATATGAGCGTGACAAAAATCCACATGCACATTTTCACGAAACTTATGAGATTTTGATTCCACTCAGCAATGAAGGAACTTTTTTCGTGCAGGAAAATGGCTATCAACTTTGCTTTGGCACCATTTTTATTTTGCACGAATACGTAATCCATCGTTGCTTTTGCTCGGGAAACAAATCTTATGCACGCTACGCAATTCATTTTCCACGCCGAATTTTAGAAGAAATGTCTACTTCCCGCACCAATCTTTCTGCTCTTTTCGAAAATGCTCCATTGGTTTTGCGAGTACAGGATGATGCTCTTGCGAATCTGCTGGGAATCCTTTGCAACCTAACCAAACCCAATTCCGATGATTTCGGTAACGACATAGAACGTGCACTCTCCTTTCGCAAATTTCTCCTTATGCTCGCAAAAATAATTGCGCAGGAAGAGCCGCTCCCTCCTCCACTGCCAAAATCAGATCCGCGTGTTGATAAAGTTCTACAGTACATTCATGCAAATTATTCCTGCCCTATTTCTTTGGAAACTTTATCAAAAGAATTTTATATCAGCAAATCCAGGCTTAGTCAGCAGTTTCGAAAATCCACTGGTTTTTCCATTGGGGATTATATTATTACCTACCGCATTCGGCGTGCGTGCGTTTTACTTCGCCAAGGAATGAAAATTCAAAACATTAGTAAAGCCGTGGGCTTTCAAAATGACACTCATTTTATCCGCACCTTTAAAAAGCGAATGGGAATGTGCCCCAGCGACTTTGAAAAGCAGGTTCTTGCGGGATCTTCTCCAAATATTCTTTTTTAG